Below is a genomic region from Medicago truncatula cultivar Jemalong A17 chromosome 3, MtrunA17r5.0-ANR, whole genome shotgun sequence.
CAAACTAACAACCTTCCGACAAAACTTTTTTCCAGTCTTCATTCGTAATTTTATCTGGCTCCGTGTCTCCCTTTTCTGCAGGATCATATGTATCATTGCAGTAAAGTATATCCTCCGTTTTCGACTTCCAAATGAAGTAGTTTCTAGAAGTGAGTTTAATCATCGTACTAGTATTCTCCTCTATTTAAGGGAAATTGTTCCATTCTATACGATTAAATTTGCCACTGGACGTCCATAAAATGACCTCTTTAAATATGTACCATAAAAGGATATAACTGCCTTAAAGATCACCTTCAAATAGGTTTTTCAAACAATGAAGTTGATTTTCCAATCTTTCATTACGTGCTTAATCATAATAAGAACTGGAAATGTGCTAGAGAAATTTTCTCTAAATTTCTTGAGGGCTGGGGTTCAAGCTCCCAAACTTAGGTAAAACATATTCTCCTTGTTGCAACCACGTTGCAAATGCAAACTTTTCCTTGAAATATGCATATGCGATTTTATGTCGTAAAAATGTGGCTCCTTATGATTCAAACTTGATAAGACTTAAGACTACTCTTGAAGAATTGTGAGAATTGTGAGTAAATTTGAAATTGTCACCCACAAACTAATTTGGTACCCCCTAAAACTAATAGGGATAGGCCCAGGGCCCATAAAAATTGCATCGAACGTGTCCAATTCTGGTTGATTCTCCAGAAACTTCTCATAATCTCACACTTCACCCTTTATATAACCATCTTCATCCTTCCTACGCCATTTCTCTCTTATTTCCAACACACAATTTCGTTGATTCTCTCTCATTTCCATATTCGAAAAAAATCAAGTTCTCACCATTCACCTTCCACTATGGTAAGttccattttctctttttttttttttttttttttttttcttacattcTTATTATGTGTAATTGAATATCGAATCAATTATCTCTATGCATGTCTTTcaaatttgttaattatattCCTTTTACTGTATAATTTGATTTGATCGATAAGGTTTAGCTTTAGTGGATATTAGAAGTTAATTATTTGGGACTTGTTTTAGAATCTTCATTTGTTGTAAAATTTGGTCTTATTATTATGCACTATTCAAATTTAATTGGTTTCTTgcatgagaaatgatatttttttatcaaattttttatgtcaaataCCCCATCCgttgttttgatgttatattttttaaaggttaTAAACATATACGGATATGAtattttgatgttcaaataacacactcTCGTATTATAATTCTTGTATCATAATTAACGATACATTCATATTTAGTGTAAAAGtactaatttaattttgtaCTTTCTGATTTGTTGCAGACATCATATTCAAGGAGATCAAGGTTAGTTGCTTACTGAATGTTCAAATTTgctatttgaaattttgaatccAAGTATCTTTCGTTTTTGCAATGTTGCTTATGCTGTTGATTTTCGTTTCACAGGTATTCCCCCTCTCCCTCGCCCTCGCCTTCTCCATACAGGCGATACAGTAGGTCTGTTTCCCGATCTCTTTCAAGGTAGGATTCTCGACCCctctatttttatttgagtTAACTTTTGGAGTTGATTTATATAGTTATGTGTGTTATTGCTTCTctgttgtatttttaattatctaatTATGCACTCATGTTGAAGTTGTTTTGTTATGGTGATTTAGGAGCGTAACACCAGATGTGGAAAATCCAGGAAACAATTTGTATGTGACAGGACTGTCTCCTAGGATCACCAAGAGGGAACTGGAGAAGCATTTTTCTGCTAAAGGAAAAGTATGCTCTTCATTGTCTTCTATTCTTCTATTCATTTAATGCTTGTTATTAGTCTTAACTGGCTTattatttgttgaaatttaaatatGTTGTACTCTTGAATTGCTTTTGTAGGTGGTAGATGTTCATCTGGTTGTTGATCCATGGACAAGGGAATCCCGTGGTTTTGGATTTGTGACAATGGATACTTTAGAAGAAGCTGATCGTTGTGTGAAGTATCTGAATCGCTCTGTACTTGAAGGTCGTGTTATTACGGTTGAGAAGGTACACTCAATCAACAATGTCTATTTTGGGGCTTTGATTTTtagttgttttgatttttgctCGACTTCACTGCATTGATTATGCATGGATGATTTGCGTTTTATGTTCtttatgaaatttgaaagaTTTATGCTTCTTTCCATTTGAAGTTTCTGTGGCAGCAGGTTAGGGTGTGAAGCAGCCCTTCATCAAACTCTCAAATCACAActaaacaaatcaaatacatcaacaaGCATCAGACCGTTGGGGTTGTATGCCCTGCATTtccctcttttatttttcttgcatTTATAACTTGTTATATTCCCGTCATTTTTATAGCTATCAAGTCCCTTCTCTGACAAAgggtttatatatattttgggctaaatattttaattttttgattttatattgatgttgttgttgcttacATTCATGTGCATAGCAATACCTTATCCTCATGTTGTTATTTGCATTTACTGCAGGCTAGAAGACGACGTGGTCGAACCCCAACACCTGGGAAATATCTTGGTCTCAAAACTATTCGAGGTGTGTTTCATTATTCTTTCTTGTGACTTCATTTATGATTGTCcaccctttttttctttcaaattttctaaTCCATATCATTTTGTTAAATTCAGGACGGCGACGCTCTCCAAGCTACTCTCCTCGACGATCGCCTAGCTATTCTCCTTATAGAAGAAGCTACAATCGTTCACCTTATTCATCAGACCATAGTAGGAGTCGCTCTTACTCACCTGATTACAGGCGAAGGAGGTCTTACTCTCCTGACTACAGGCGAAGGAGGGCATACTCACCATACTACAGTCGACGCAGATCGTACTATCGTTATGACCGGCACAGATCATATTCTCGGTCTCGCTCTCCTTACAGCAGGTCTCCTGTCAGAATGCGTGATAGATCATACTCTCCCTATGGTTCCAGATATGAATCACCTGATGATAGCTACTGTGGAAGGTACCGTTACAGGTCGGTTTCTCGAAGTGTTTCACCAAGGCCAAGGAGGTCAAGGAGGAGCTACTCGCGAAGTGCATCTCCTGTTCGAAGTGTCTCCCCCAGGGCAAGAAAGAGATCAGGAAGGAGTCATTCAAGAATTTCTAGAAGGAGTGGCGGTTATTCCAAAGTTAAGCATTCTCGATCAAGAAGCTCAAGTGTGAGTGCGAGTTCAAGATCGTTTTCAAGGTCCAACACTCCTGGAACTACCTCTCCTTCAAACTGAACAACTAGTTTATCCTAGATTAGCTTTGATAATAGTCTTAATCAGCGTGGAAGCATATATAGATTCGTAGATGGAGTGTTTTAGTACTTTAGTTTTGTTCAGGACTTGTGTTGAGACACctaattgttatgttttttcttttgaaggagTGCACAGTGTTATGTTATATACCATGGTTATTTGATTTACTTTTTAGAGTATGTCTTTCGTTTATTGTTTTACCTTACTTTTAGATTTCGTTGATTAAGGTGCTCATTTTCAGTTTCATACTACTACTCCAATGTCTGAGATTTTGTGATAAAAAATCTAAACAATAATTCAAACTAGATTACTGCTATACCAAAGAAAACATGCTTAGAACTCCTTTATTTCAGGTCAGTTTGTAATTTCTTATTAGTGcacataaaatcaaatattacacCAACTCTATTCATAACTGGATCAAGTaaacaagataaaataacaCTCCAAACGCCATTTATATCAATATACTTCAACCCAGAGTTATCCATAACGTCAAATAACAACTCTAAATTACGTTGATAAAATAGAGACCAGCACCATGCATCCCGTTAACCCACTGAGAATTATAAGATTCATTTTGAGTCATCACcacttttaatttcataaataaattctGCTACTTGTAACTCAAAATAAGCATTTCCTGTCTAAAATCCACCCTCCAAAATATTACAACGGATTTTAGTATGTCACAAAACAAACCAACCAGTAAAACGaattccgtaaaaaaaaaaattagtaaaattaaCCGAGTTAAAACCTTGAATTTCTTTATTTACTATCTCCGTGATATTAAGAATATTTTACAACCCCAAAAaaccaaatgaaaaaataaaataaaatattagactCAAGCCCCAAGTAGTTTCAATAAATTTTTGTCCTTCTTAAATTTAACACGGAGAATTTACCATCCATTTCAGTCCCACAGGACTCGAAGGATTATTCTCTGCAGTTGCACGCAGATAATACCCGattaacatc
It encodes:
- the LOC25490768 gene encoding serine/arginine-rich splicing factor SR45a, which gives rise to MTSYSRRSRYSPSPSPSPSPYRRYSRSVSRSLSRSVTPDVENPGNNLYVTGLSPRITKRELEKHFSAKGKVVDVHLVVDPWTRESRGFGFVTMDTLEEADRCVKYLNRSVLEGRVITVEKARRRRGRTPTPGKYLGLKTIRGRRRSPSYSPRRSPSYSPYRRSYNRSPYSSDHSRSRSYSPDYRRRRSYSPDYRRRRAYSPYYSRRRSYYRYDRHRSYSRSRSPYSRSPVRMRDRSYSPYGSRYESPDDSYCGRYRYRSVSRSVSPRPRRSRRSYSRSASPVRSVSPRARKRSGRSHSRISRRSGGYSKVKHSRSRSSSVSASSRSFSRSNTPGTTSPSN